A portion of the Streptomyces platensis genome contains these proteins:
- a CDS encoding cobyrinate a,c-diamide synthase: MSSGSIPRLVIAAPSSGAGKTTVATGLMAAFAEAGLTVSPHKVGPDYIDPGYHSLATGRPGRNLDAYLCGPDRIAPLFLHGAAGADLALVEGVMGLFDGASGMGELSSTAHVAKLLRAPVVLVVDASSQSRSVAALVHGFASWDPEVRLAGVILNKVGSDRHEELLREAMDSSGVPVLGALRRDGRAGTPSRHLGLVPVAERRSEAVESVAGLAARIRAGCDLEALLALARTVPELPDAAWDPAAHLAPAEGAAAAPEKPLIAVAGGAAFTFSYAEHAELLAAAGAEVAPFDPLRDEQLPPGTQGLVIGGGFPEMYAPDLSANAPLRAAVAELAASGAPVSAECAGLLYLSRSLDGKPMCGVLPAEARMTERLTLGYREAVALSDNALAAAGTRVRGHEFHRTALEPGAGADPAWGLTHPERRVEGFVAGGVHASYLHVHWAAEPSLAGRLVASAARSAAARGGGR; this comes from the coding sequence GTGAGCAGCGGGTCGATTCCACGGCTGGTGATCGCCGCACCGTCGTCCGGCGCGGGCAAGACGACGGTGGCCACCGGCCTGATGGCGGCGTTCGCCGAGGCCGGGCTCACGGTGTCGCCGCACAAGGTGGGTCCCGACTACATCGACCCCGGCTACCACTCCCTGGCGACCGGCCGCCCCGGCCGCAATCTGGACGCCTATCTGTGCGGGCCGGACCGGATCGCGCCGCTGTTCCTGCACGGGGCGGCGGGCGCCGATCTCGCGCTCGTCGAGGGCGTGATGGGGCTGTTCGACGGGGCGTCCGGAATGGGCGAGCTGTCCTCGACGGCGCATGTCGCGAAGCTGCTGCGGGCGCCGGTGGTACTGGTGGTGGACGCGTCCTCGCAGTCCCGGTCGGTGGCCGCGCTGGTGCACGGCTTCGCCTCCTGGGACCCGGAGGTGCGGCTGGCCGGGGTGATCCTCAACAAGGTCGGCTCGGACCGCCACGAGGAGCTGCTGCGGGAGGCGATGGACTCCTCCGGGGTGCCGGTGCTGGGCGCGCTGCGCCGGGACGGACGGGCCGGTACGCCGTCCCGGCACCTGGGCCTGGTGCCGGTCGCCGAACGGCGGTCCGAGGCGGTGGAGTCGGTGGCCGGACTCGCCGCGCGGATCCGTGCGGGCTGCGATCTGGAGGCGCTGCTGGCGCTGGCGCGTACGGTGCCGGAGCTGCCGGACGCGGCCTGGGACCCGGCGGCGCACCTCGCACCCGCCGAGGGGGCGGCCGCCGCCCCGGAGAAGCCGCTGATCGCCGTCGCGGGCGGCGCCGCGTTCACCTTCTCGTACGCCGAACACGCCGAGCTGCTGGCCGCCGCGGGCGCCGAGGTGGCCCCGTTCGACCCGCTGCGGGACGAGCAACTGCCGCCCGGCACCCAGGGGCTGGTGATCGGCGGCGGCTTCCCCGAGATGTACGCGCCGGATCTGTCGGCGAACGCCCCGCTGCGCGCCGCGGTGGCCGAACTGGCCGCTTCCGGGGCGCCGGTGTCCGCCGAGTGCGCCGGGCTGCTGTACCTCTCCCGGTCCCTGGACGGAAAGCCGATGTGCGGGGTGCTGCCCGCCGAGGCCCGGATGACCGAACGGCTCACCCTCGGCTACCGCGAGGCGGTGGCGCTCTCGGACAACGCGCTGGCCGCGGCCGGCACCCGGGTGCGCGGCCACGAGTTCCATCGCACGGCGCTGGAGCCGGGCGCGGGCGCGGACCCGGCGTGGGGGCTGACGCATCCGGAGCGCCGGGTGGAGGGCTTTGTGGCCGGCGGGGTGCATGCCTCGTATCTGCATGTGCACTGGGCCGCCGAACCGTCGCTGGCCGGGCGGCTGGTGGCGAGCGCGGCACGGAGCGCGGCGGCCCGGGGTGGCGGCCGGTGA
- a CDS encoding cobalamin biosynthesis protein, whose product MTGRAPDETGGAAAPLVVGVGARRGVPVSEVLELIAAARAAAGCTDRPVVALATVAAKAAEPGLLGAARRLGVPLRSFPAAALAAVPVPAPSGAAAAAVGTPSVAEAAALLAAGPGAELLAGKRKSAPRDRPPGATCALAGPAVTESGALTAGREGAATDRSSAADIVMTSPNPPRRGPDRWTAVAGDPAPGSGPTGTKET is encoded by the coding sequence ATGACGGGCCGGGCCCCTGACGAGACCGGCGGTGCCGCGGCGCCGCTGGTCGTCGGGGTGGGGGCGCGTCGTGGTGTGCCGGTGTCCGAGGTGCTGGAGCTGATCGCGGCCGCCCGCGCGGCGGCCGGTTGTACGGACCGGCCGGTCGTCGCGCTGGCGACGGTCGCGGCCAAGGCGGCGGAGCCGGGCCTGCTCGGGGCGGCGCGCCGGCTGGGGGTGCCGTTGCGGTCGTTCCCGGCGGCGGCCCTGGCGGCGGTGCCGGTGCCCGCTCCGTCCGGCGCCGCGGCGGCCGCCGTCGGGACACCGAGCGTGGCCGAGGCGGCGGCGCTGCTGGCCGCCGGGCCGGGCGCGGAACTGCTCGCCGGCAAGCGGAAGTCGGCGCCGCGGGACCGGCCTCCCGGGGCAACCTGTGCGCTGGCCGGGCCCGCTGTAACGGAGAGCGGTGCCCTTACCGCTGGTAGGGAGGGAGCGGCCACCGACCGCTCTTCCGCTGCGGATATCGTCATGACCTCCCCCAACCCGCCCCGCCGTGGCCCGGATCGGTGGACGGCGGTCGCCGGCGACCCGGCGCCCGGCAGCGGACCCACCGGTACCAAGGAGACCTAG
- a CDS encoding sirohydrochlorin chelatase — protein sequence MTTSPALLIAGHGTRDEGGADALRALVRLLAERHPEVPVAGGFFGAPASPLPLSDAVDGLVERGADRLAVIPLLTAPTGPVPEALPTVLARASERHPGLTHVCGAELGPHPRLLDVLERRLDQALGSGARKPADRARTTVLLVGHGATDPHANAEVARAARLLWEGRGFAGVETAFVSQAAPDVPAGLDRCRALATAAGAGEPGRIVVLPYFLLPGGPVERLHMQAEGWAAAHPGTDVFGATVIGPEPEVADVIMERYRAAVAGEPPFGAAPCSCRAAAEDARQAHGAAWQGTSLTAGAGDR from the coding sequence GTGACGACCTCTCCCGCACTGCTCATCGCCGGTCACGGCACCCGCGACGAAGGCGGGGCCGACGCCCTGCGCGCCCTGGTGCGCCTGCTGGCCGAGCGCCACCCCGAGGTGCCGGTCGCCGGCGGGTTCTTCGGCGCCCCGGCCTCGCCGCTGCCGCTGTCCGACGCCGTCGACGGGCTCGTCGAGCGGGGCGCGGACCGGCTCGCCGTCATACCCCTGCTGACCGCCCCGACCGGCCCGGTCCCGGAGGCGCTGCCCACGGTGCTGGCGCGGGCGAGCGAGCGCCACCCGGGGCTCACCCATGTCTGCGGCGCCGAACTGGGGCCGCACCCCAGGCTGCTCGACGTACTGGAGCGGCGGCTGGACCAGGCGCTGGGCAGCGGCGCCCGCAAGCCCGCCGACCGGGCCCGCACCACGGTGCTGCTGGTGGGCCACGGCGCGACCGATCCGCACGCCAACGCCGAGGTGGCACGGGCCGCGCGGCTGCTGTGGGAGGGGCGCGGCTTCGCGGGCGTGGAGACCGCGTTCGTCTCGCAGGCGGCACCCGACGTCCCGGCGGGCCTGGACCGGTGCCGGGCGCTGGCGACCGCGGCGGGCGCCGGTGAACCGGGCCGGATCGTGGTGCTGCCCTACTTCCTCCTCCCCGGCGGCCCGGTGGAGCGGCTGCACATGCAGGCCGAGGGCTGGGCCGCGGCGCACCCCGGCACCGATGTCTTCGGCGCGACGGTGATCGGCCCGGAGCCCGAGGTGGCCGACGTGATCATGGAGCGCTACCGCGCGGCGGTGGCGGGCGAGCCGCCGTTCGGCGCCGCGCCGTGCAGTTGCCGGGCGGCGGCGGAGGACGCCCGGCAGGCGCACGGTGCGGCATGGCAGGGCACTTCCCTGACCGCGGGCGCCGGGGACCGGTGA
- the cobC gene encoding Rv2231c family pyridoxal phosphate-dependent protein CobC has translation MPSHSAAARLRDPGPAAPHEPDLRHHGDAEVRGADAGLTDLAVNVRTGTPPAWLKARIAASLDGLAAYPDGRAARRAVAARHGLPTERVLLTSGAAEAFVLLARALPARRPVVVHPQFTEPEAALRDAGHEVGRVLLDARDGFRLDPAAVPEDADLVVVGNPTNPTSVLHPAEALASLARPGRTLVVDEAFMDAVPGERAALAGRTDLPGLVVLRSLTKTWGLAGLRIGYVLATADTVAALERAQPLWPVSSPALAAAEACCTPRALAEAAAAAEAIAGDRDHLLARLGEFRQIRTAGPAAGPFVLIRLPDADRVRAALRDRGFAVRRGDTFPGLGPDWLRLAVRDRATTDRFVTALGEVLG, from the coding sequence ATGCCCTCGCACTCCGCGGCCGCCCGCCTCCGGGACCCCGGCCCCGCCGCCCCGCACGAACCCGATCTGCGGCACCACGGCGACGCCGAGGTACGGGGCGCGGACGCCGGGCTGACGGATCTGGCGGTCAATGTCCGCACCGGCACTCCCCCGGCCTGGCTCAAGGCCCGGATCGCCGCCTCGCTGGACGGTCTCGCCGCCTACCCCGACGGCCGTGCGGCCCGCCGGGCGGTGGCGGCCCGGCACGGGCTGCCCACGGAGCGGGTACTGCTCACCTCGGGTGCCGCCGAGGCGTTCGTGCTGCTCGCCCGCGCCCTGCCGGCCCGTCGGCCGGTGGTGGTGCATCCGCAGTTCACCGAGCCCGAGGCGGCGCTGCGGGACGCCGGGCACGAGGTCGGGCGGGTGCTGCTCGACGCACGCGACGGCTTCCGGCTTGACCCGGCCGCGGTGCCCGAGGACGCCGATCTGGTCGTCGTCGGCAACCCCACCAACCCCACCTCCGTCCTGCACCCCGCCGAGGCGCTGGCCTCCCTGGCGCGGCCGGGCCGGACGCTGGTGGTGGACGAGGCGTTCATGGACGCGGTGCCCGGTGAACGGGCGGCGCTGGCCGGGCGCACGGATCTGCCGGGGCTGGTGGTGCTGCGCAGCCTCACCAAGACCTGGGGGCTGGCCGGGCTGCGGATCGGCTATGTGCTGGCCACCGCGGACACCGTCGCCGCCCTGGAGCGGGCCCAGCCGCTGTGGCCGGTCTCCAGTCCCGCGCTGGCCGCCGCCGAGGCGTGCTGTACGCCGCGGGCGCTGGCGGAGGCGGCCGCGGCGGCCGAGGCGATCGCCGGGGACCGGGACCATCTGCTGGCCCGGCTGGGCGAGTTCCGGCAGATCCGGACGGCCGGCCCGGCGGCGGGCCCGTTCGTACTGATCCGGCTGCCGGACGCGGACCGGGTGCGGGCCGCGCTGCGGGACCGCGGCTTCGCGGTACGCCGTGGTGACACCTTCCCCGGTCTGGGCCCCGACTGGCTGCGGCTCGCGGTGCGCGACCGGGCCACCACGGACCGCTTCGTGACGGCGCTGGGCGAGGTGCTCGGGTAG
- a CDS encoding SCO1860 family LAETG-anchored protein, which translates to MPRRLAATLVATALTAGPAVLLGAVPAHATGDHGPARGTADAVVLRTGVNVGLLNKTLDVPLNVALNEVHAPASAGKTALTVKLDGIDHGRPFSVLRADAATARATADRRAAEGYANLVRAKVHLPGLPLLSVIEVQQVTAKAVCEAGARPRAEANVLGTVRVLGQKVTLTAGGTTKVKVPGVGQVRLDLSKKNVTSKGAAATALDLDVSVNPLKLNVADVHGRVTLAKATCTTPRGKAPEDNGSGGTSGGQTSGGQTGGGTEPAGGKGTEVTQTGSGTSTQNLAETGGSSATPYLAGGAGLLLAAGAGAMVFARRRRSAAPEGRG; encoded by the coding sequence ATGCCCCGACGCCTCGCCGCGACCCTCGTCGCCACCGCGCTCACGGCCGGTCCCGCCGTCCTCCTCGGCGCCGTCCCCGCGCATGCCACCGGAGACCATGGCCCGGCCCGCGGCACCGCCGACGCGGTCGTGCTGCGCACCGGCGTGAACGTCGGGCTGCTCAACAAGACGCTCGATGTCCCGCTGAATGTCGCCCTCAACGAGGTGCACGCCCCGGCCTCGGCCGGCAAGACCGCGCTCACCGTCAAGCTCGACGGCATCGACCACGGCCGGCCGTTCAGCGTGCTGCGCGCCGACGCCGCCACCGCACGGGCCACCGCCGACCGCCGCGCGGCCGAGGGCTACGCCAACCTCGTCCGGGCCAAGGTGCATCTGCCCGGTCTGCCGCTGCTCTCCGTGATCGAGGTCCAGCAGGTCACCGCCAAGGCGGTCTGCGAGGCGGGCGCGCGGCCCCGCGCGGAGGCGAACGTGCTGGGCACCGTGCGCGTCCTGGGGCAGAAGGTCACGCTCACCGCGGGCGGCACCACCAAGGTCAAGGTGCCGGGGGTGGGCCAGGTGCGGCTCGACCTGTCCAAGAAGAACGTGACGTCCAAGGGCGCCGCGGCCACCGCCCTCGACCTCGATGTCTCCGTCAACCCGCTGAAGCTGAACGTCGCCGATGTGCACGGCCGGGTCACGCTGGCCAAGGCCACCTGCACCACGCCGCGCGGCAAGGCGCCCGAGGACAACGGCTCCGGCGGCACCAGCGGCGGCCAGACCAGCGGCGGCCAGACCGGCGGCGGCACCGAGCCGGCCGGCGGCAAGGGCACCGAGGTGACGCAGACGGGCTCCGGGACCAGCACCCAGAACCTCGCGGAGACCGGCGGCAGCTCGGCCACCCCGTACCTCGCCGGCGGTGCCGGGCTGCTGCTCGCCGCGGGTGCGGGTGCGATGGTCTTCGCCCGCCGGCGCCGCAGCGCCGCGCCCGAGGGCCGCGGCTGA
- a CDS encoding amidohydrolase family protein: protein MSEGAVLHLKGRVLVGPDDVRDELWVVGGRVTFDRPAMARDATTVTGWALPGLVDAHCHVGLDAHGPVDAPTSEKQALTDRDAGTLLIRDAGSPSDTRWVDDREDLPRIIRAGRHIARTKRYIRNYAHEIEPADLVAYVAQEARRGDGWVKLVGDWIDRSTGDLAACWPRGAVEAAIAEAHRLGARVTAHCFAEDTLAPLVEAGIDCIEHATGLTEETIPLFAERGVAIVPTLVNIATFPRLADGGAAKFPRWADHMRRLHDRRYDTVRAAYDAGVPVFAGTDAGGSLAHGLVAEEVVELTRAGLPAVAALSATTWGARDWLGRPGLTEGAPADLVVYESDPREDVRVLAAPRRVVLRGQIVG, encoded by the coding sequence ATGAGTGAAGGTGCGGTGCTGCACCTCAAGGGGAGGGTCCTCGTCGGGCCGGACGACGTGCGCGACGAGCTGTGGGTGGTCGGCGGCAGGGTGACATTCGACCGGCCGGCGATGGCACGGGATGCCACCACGGTGACGGGCTGGGCCCTGCCCGGCCTGGTCGACGCCCACTGTCATGTGGGCCTGGACGCCCACGGCCCGGTGGACGCCCCCACCAGCGAAAAGCAGGCGCTCACCGACCGTGACGCCGGCACCCTGCTGATCCGCGACGCCGGATCCCCCTCCGACACCCGCTGGGTCGACGACCGCGAGGACCTGCCGCGGATCATCCGCGCCGGCCGGCACATCGCCCGTACCAAGCGCTACATCCGCAACTACGCGCACGAGATCGAGCCGGCGGACCTGGTCGCCTATGTCGCCCAGGAGGCCCGCCGCGGTGACGGCTGGGTCAAGCTCGTCGGTGACTGGATCGACCGCTCCACGGGCGACCTGGCGGCCTGCTGGCCCCGCGGAGCGGTCGAGGCCGCCATCGCCGAGGCCCACCGGCTGGGCGCCCGCGTGACCGCCCACTGCTTCGCCGAGGACACCCTCGCCCCGCTCGTCGAGGCGGGCATCGACTGCATCGAGCACGCCACCGGGCTCACCGAGGAGACCATCCCGCTGTTCGCCGAGCGTGGCGTGGCCATCGTCCCCACGCTCGTCAACATCGCCACCTTCCCGCGGCTCGCGGACGGCGGCGCGGCCAAGTTCCCGCGCTGGGCGGACCACATGCGGCGCCTGCACGACCGCCGCTACGACACCGTCCGGGCGGCCTACGACGCCGGAGTGCCCGTCTTCGCCGGTACGGACGCCGGCGGCTCGCTCGCCCACGGCCTGGTCGCCGAGGAGGTCGTCGAGCTGACGCGGGCCGGTCTGCCCGCCGTGGCGGCCCTCTCCGCGACCACCTGGGGCGCCCGGGACTGGCTGGGCCGCCCCGGCCTCACCGAGGGCGCCCCGGCGGACCTGGTGGTCTACGAGAGCGATCCACGCGAGGACGTCCGGGTGCTGGCGGCGCCGCGCCGGGTGGTGCTGCGGGGGCAGATCGTGGGGTAG